The proteins below are encoded in one region of Aquisphaera giovannonii:
- a CDS encoding ABC transporter ATP-binding protein yields MNPTEAEAATASKANANANHDVGVGRVLGHVGRPDEVSLPHVVEFRSVTKTYNPGGGNEFTAIRDVTFVVQDLVDKGEFVGILGPSGSGKSTILRLIAGLRPQFPPTSGEVLVFGRPVERPGPDRGMVFQDYTSFDHRNVLDNVAFGLECRGVPRKVRYEVAREWIANVGLSVAKDQYKYPHELSGGMRQRVAIAQTLILRPRIILMDEPFGALDPMTRMNMQDLLIDLWRRTQATVFFVTHSIEEAVFLSDRIYVVSNSPGTILRELTIEPSDRPSKEMQRQPRFQDTVYYLRDLISQLEESQRAGT; encoded by the coding sequence ATGAATCCGACCGAAGCCGAGGCCGCGACCGCCTCGAAGGCGAACGCGAACGCGAACCACGACGTCGGCGTCGGCCGGGTGCTCGGCCACGTCGGGCGGCCGGACGAGGTCTCGCTCCCGCACGTCGTCGAATTCCGGTCCGTGACGAAGACCTACAACCCCGGCGGCGGCAACGAATTCACGGCCATCCGCGACGTCACGTTCGTGGTCCAGGACCTGGTGGACAAGGGGGAATTCGTCGGGATCCTGGGCCCGAGCGGGTCGGGCAAGAGCACGATCCTCCGGCTCATCGCCGGCCTCCGCCCCCAGTTCCCGCCCACGAGCGGCGAGGTCCTCGTCTTCGGCCGACCCGTGGAGCGTCCCGGGCCCGACCGCGGCATGGTCTTCCAGGACTACACGAGCTTCGACCACCGCAACGTCCTGGACAACGTGGCCTTCGGCCTGGAGTGCCGGGGCGTCCCGCGGAAGGTCCGCTACGAGGTCGCGCGGGAATGGATCGCGAACGTCGGCCTGAGCGTCGCCAAGGACCAGTACAAGTACCCTCACGAGCTGTCCGGCGGGATGCGACAGCGGGTGGCCATCGCCCAGACGCTCATCCTCCGGCCGCGGATCATCCTCATGGACGAGCCCTTCGGCGCGCTCGACCCGATGACCCGCATGAACATGCAGGACCTGCTCATCGACCTCTGGCGGCGCACCCAGGCGACGGTCTTCTTCGTGACGCACTCGATCGAGGAGGCGGTCTTCCTCAGCGATCGGATCTACGTGGTGAGCAACTCGCCGGGTACAATCCTCAGGGAGCTGACGATCGAGCCGTCGGACCGCCCCTCCAAGGAGATGCAGCGGCAGCCGAGGTTCCAGGACACCGTCTACTACCTCCGCGACCTGATCAGCCAGCTCGAGGAGAGCCAGCGCGCCGGCACCTGA
- a CDS encoding ABC transporter permease — protein MDQTENETKSPRLGTETADGATSPPRPALASPAMPAARRSLLSRLPLGLREDAPRWQVALMGLLGIAACFGIWWFVTRGEAEERILSPSSGISSPSETFATFHSLWFDRALTRNLLTSLRRVASGFGLATAVGVPLGILCGCFTRVDAFFLPVTVFGRNIPVAALIPLTFSLFGIGELQKTMFIFIACVAFIVSDTARSIREVRESYVDSAYTLGAGRWQAIMKVLVPLALPGVFNSLRLLFSLAFGYIMLAEVVKFGGESGGLGDIINTSQRRGPREHVVLVLLIIPVVALAIDKALLWIQRELFPYRYGGVGVLHSLVRALMHGWEDLKGLVWRRPLPASIAGELAGPPQARRDGQTGGPRT, from the coding sequence GCCTCGCCCGCCATGCCGGCCGCCCGCCGATCGCTCCTCTCCAGGCTGCCCCTGGGCCTGCGAGAGGATGCGCCCCGGTGGCAGGTGGCTCTCATGGGGCTGCTCGGCATCGCGGCCTGCTTCGGGATCTGGTGGTTCGTCACTCGCGGCGAGGCCGAGGAGCGGATCCTGTCCCCGTCGTCCGGGATCAGCAGCCCGTCGGAGACGTTCGCGACCTTCCACAGCCTCTGGTTCGACCGCGCGCTCACGCGCAACCTGCTCACGAGCCTGCGGCGGGTCGCCTCGGGATTCGGCCTGGCCACCGCGGTCGGCGTCCCGCTCGGCATCCTCTGCGGCTGCTTCACGAGGGTCGACGCCTTCTTCCTGCCGGTGACCGTCTTCGGCCGGAACATCCCCGTCGCGGCGCTCATCCCGCTGACCTTCTCGCTGTTCGGCATCGGCGAGCTCCAGAAGACGATGTTCATCTTCATCGCCTGCGTGGCGTTCATCGTGTCCGACACCGCGCGGTCCATCCGCGAGGTCCGCGAGTCGTACGTCGATTCGGCATACACCCTGGGCGCGGGCCGGTGGCAGGCGATCATGAAGGTGCTCGTCCCGCTGGCGCTGCCGGGCGTCTTCAACTCGCTCCGGCTGCTGTTCTCCCTCGCCTTCGGCTACATCATGCTGGCCGAGGTCGTGAAGTTCGGCGGCGAATCCGGCGGCCTGGGCGACATCATCAACACCTCCCAGCGCCGCGGGCCCCGGGAGCACGTGGTCCTGGTCCTCCTCATCATCCCCGTCGTCGCCCTGGCGATCGACAAGGCGCTCCTGTGGATCCAGCGCGAGCTCTTCCCCTACCGCTATGGCGGCGTCGGGGTGCTCCATTCGCTCGTCCGGGCGCTCATGCACGGCTGGGAGGACCTGAAGGGATTGGTCTGGCGCCGGCCGCTGCCCGCGTCCATCGCCGGCGAGCTCGCCGGCCCTCCGCAGGCCCGCCGCGACGGGCAGACAGGCGGGCCCCGAACATGA